The Rathayibacter sp. VKM Ac-2759 genome includes a region encoding these proteins:
- the phoA gene encoding alkaline phosphatase yields the protein MICGAALAAPSIATAAGSADLSATGGAARISPVDADLSDSLRAEIKEQDAKNVILLIGDGMGDSEITVARNYQYGAAGRFPGIDALPITGQYTTYSLYRADDPATGAVKGAPDYVPDSAATGSAWATGTKTYDNAVSVDIDQNRKDTLLEIAKANGLKTGNVTTSEIQDATPAVQAAHVDARSCYGPDSASCGNDALENGGLGSISEQILGTRADLTLGGGSASFGQTAKAGDWAGQTLFQQADERGYQVLGDATTAGTAAQLEALTVADQDAPVLGLFGSGNLPVRYAPTPATVGGGDAAPQTCVANPTRPADQPTLRSMTEKAIDLLDTGDKGFFLQVEGASIDKQDHAANACGQIGETVDLDEAVQAALAFAKADGNTLVIVTADHAHTSQIVDSTPPTSLSTALKTADGSTMKVSYGTGAEGSSQQHTGSQLRIAGYGPGAANVAGLTDQTDTFFTISNALGLDRDVDSLSFNATAELSGTTFAPGEKITLTAKDFNGDTQLVGSAPMFTERTATQDLVDGGLVVSAKAPTTPGDYTVTVTGAQTGKAISLPFTVTK from the coding sequence CTGATCTGCGGAGCGGCCCTCGCCGCTCCCAGCATCGCCACCGCTGCCGGCTCCGCTGACCTCTCAGCCACCGGTGGCGCCGCCCGCATCTCCCCGGTCGACGCCGACCTCTCCGATTCGCTCCGCGCCGAGATCAAGGAGCAGGATGCGAAGAACGTCATCCTCCTCATCGGCGACGGCATGGGCGACTCCGAGATCACCGTGGCCCGCAACTACCAGTACGGCGCGGCCGGCCGCTTCCCGGGCATCGACGCCCTCCCGATCACCGGTCAGTACACGACCTACTCGCTCTACCGCGCCGACGACCCCGCCACCGGTGCGGTCAAGGGCGCCCCGGACTACGTGCCCGACTCCGCCGCCACCGGCAGCGCCTGGGCGACCGGCACCAAGACCTACGACAACGCGGTCTCGGTCGATATCGACCAGAACCGGAAGGACACCCTGCTGGAGATCGCGAAGGCGAACGGACTGAAGACCGGCAACGTGACCACGTCCGAGATCCAGGACGCGACGCCCGCTGTGCAGGCCGCGCACGTGGACGCGCGCAGCTGCTACGGGCCCGACAGCGCAAGCTGCGGGAACGACGCGCTCGAGAACGGTGGACTCGGCTCGATCAGTGAGCAGATCCTCGGCACTCGCGCCGACCTGACCCTTGGTGGTGGCTCGGCAAGCTTCGGTCAGACCGCGAAGGCCGGCGACTGGGCCGGTCAGACTTTGTTCCAGCAGGCGGATGAGCGCGGCTATCAGGTGCTCGGCGATGCGACCACCGCCGGCACGGCCGCCCAGCTCGAAGCCCTCACCGTCGCCGACCAGGACGCTCCCGTCCTCGGTCTCTTCGGCTCGGGCAACCTGCCCGTCCGCTACGCGCCGACCCCCGCCACTGTCGGAGGCGGCGACGCCGCTCCGCAGACCTGCGTCGCCAACCCGACGCGCCCCGCGGACCAGCCCACTCTTCGCTCGATGACCGAGAAGGCGATCGACCTACTCGACACCGGCGACAAGGGCTTCTTCCTCCAGGTCGAGGGCGCCAGCATCGACAAGCAGGACCACGCCGCGAACGCTTGCGGTCAGATCGGTGAGACCGTCGACCTCGACGAGGCCGTTCAGGCCGCTCTCGCCTTCGCGAAGGCCGACGGCAACACGCTCGTCATCGTCACCGCCGACCACGCCCACACCAGCCAGATCGTGGACAGCACGCCCCCCACGTCGCTCAGCACCGCGCTGAAGACCGCTGACGGCAGCACGATGAAGGTCTCGTACGGCACGGGCGCCGAGGGCAGCTCGCAGCAGCACACCGGCTCGCAGCTGCGCATCGCCGGCTACGGACCCGGCGCGGCCAACGTCGCCGGCCTCACCGACCAGACCGACACGTTCTTCACCATCTCGAACGCGCTGGGCCTGGACCGCGACGTCGACTCGCTGAGCTTCAACGCGACCGCCGAGCTCTCGGGCACTACGTTCGCGCCCGGCGAGAAGATCACCCTGACCGCGAAGGATTTCAACGGCGACACTCAGCTGGTCGGCTCCGCTCCGATGTTCACGGAGCGCACCGCGACGCAGGATCTCGTCGACGGAGGCCTCGTCGTCTCCGCGAAGGCGCCCACCACCCCCGGCGACTACACCGTCACGGTGACCGGCGCCCAGACCGGCAAGGCCATCTCACTGCCGTTCACGGTCACCAAGTAG
- a CDS encoding cytochrome c biogenesis protein ResB: MTDSASSRSRSDAEAGLAVGPSRPADHIDAVAEDRGEIREPRLGPVGWIRWVWRQLTSMRTALFLLLLLAIASIPGSLVPQRSSDPNGVAQYFINNPDIAPLLEKVQAFDTYTSIWFSSIYLLLFVSLIGCVIPRTKHHVAALRALPPKTPVRLERLVGYRTAVVEEPTAGESITSAQVRLRKAGYRTARYDTERHGRVVASVAAERGYLRETGNLVFHLSLVGLLVCVGFGGGFGYAGQRVIVEGQSLSNTLASYDSFNPGRFFVPEQLDPFTLKLEDLSVTYEEENRSALGQPIDFTASVSTRLGPSDAESSRIKVNEPISVGRSNIYLLGNGYAPTITMRDPGGRIVFSEPVPFLPQDSNMTSIGVVKVPDGLATQVGMTGFFYPSEAELPSGASTSNYPDLVLPVLSLDVFTGDLGLDGGIPASVYTLNTDDLTRVTGGSTGTASLRLQPGETAELPGGLGSISFDAADSAATGGESVLRFASFDINADPTESWVLVFSILIVAGLLTSLFVARRRVWVKATAQDDGTVLVEYAGLARGEDPHLAHAVAELARTHLTGPNREP, translated from the coding sequence ATGACCGACAGCGCATCGTCCCGCAGCCGTTCTGATGCTGAGGCGGGCTTGGCTGTGGGCCCGAGCCGGCCTGCGGATCACATCGACGCGGTCGCTGAGGACCGCGGCGAGATACGTGAGCCCAGGCTCGGTCCGGTGGGGTGGATCCGCTGGGTCTGGCGGCAACTGACCAGCATGCGGACCGCGCTGTTCCTGCTCCTGCTGCTCGCGATCGCCTCGATCCCGGGGTCGTTGGTGCCGCAGCGTTCATCGGACCCGAACGGTGTTGCGCAGTACTTCATCAACAACCCCGACATCGCACCGCTGCTGGAGAAGGTGCAGGCGTTCGACACCTACACGTCGATCTGGTTCTCCAGCATCTACCTTCTTCTCTTCGTCTCTCTCATCGGCTGCGTCATCCCTCGAACGAAGCACCACGTGGCTGCTCTGCGCGCGCTCCCACCCAAGACTCCCGTGCGACTTGAACGTCTCGTGGGTTACCGCACTGCTGTCGTGGAGGAGCCGACGGCCGGTGAGTCCATCACCTCAGCGCAGGTGAGGCTGAGGAAGGCGGGATACCGCACCGCCCGCTACGACACGGAGCGACACGGTCGCGTGGTCGCGAGCGTCGCGGCGGAGCGCGGCTACCTGCGCGAGACGGGAAACCTCGTCTTCCACCTCTCTTTGGTCGGCCTTCTCGTGTGCGTGGGCTTCGGCGGCGGCTTCGGGTACGCCGGCCAGCGGGTGATCGTGGAGGGCCAGTCCCTCTCGAACACCCTCGCCTCGTACGACTCCTTCAACCCGGGCCGGTTCTTCGTTCCCGAGCAACTGGACCCCTTCACTCTCAAGCTGGAGGATCTGTCCGTCACCTACGAGGAAGAGAATCGCAGCGCCCTGGGGCAGCCGATCGATTTCACCGCCTCCGTGAGCACAAGACTGGGTCCCTCCGATGCAGAGTCGTCGAGGATCAAGGTCAACGAACCGATCTCCGTCGGACGCAGCAACATCTACCTTCTCGGCAACGGGTACGCCCCGACCATCACGATGCGAGATCCCGGCGGACGGATCGTTTTCTCGGAGCCCGTCCCGTTCCTGCCGCAGGACTCGAACATGACCTCCATCGGTGTCGTCAAAGTCCCCGACGGGCTCGCGACCCAGGTCGGCATGACCGGGTTCTTCTATCCCAGCGAAGCGGAGCTGCCGTCCGGCGCTTCCACCTCTAACTATCCCGACCTCGTCCTGCCCGTGCTCTCCCTCGACGTCTTCACCGGTGACCTTGGCCTCGACGGCGGGATCCCCGCGTCCGTCTACACGCTGAACACGGATGACCTGACCCGGGTCACCGGCGGATCCACCGGCACGGCCTCCCTCCGCCTGCAACCCGGAGAGACAGCCGAGCTCCCCGGGGGCCTGGGCAGTATCTCGTTCGACGCCGCCGATTCCGCGGCCACTGGCGGTGAGAGTGTCCTGCGTTTCGCGTCGTTCGACATCAACGCGGACCCGACGGAATCCTGGGTCCTCGTCTTCTCCATCCTCATCGTCGCCGGTCTTCTCACCTCGCTCTTCGTCGCTCGCCGCCGCGTATGGGTGAAAGCGACAGCGCAGGACGACGGCACCGTCCTTGTGGAGTACGCAGGACTCGCCCGCGGAGAAGACCCTCATCTGGCGCATGCAGTCGCCGAGCTCGCTCGCACGCACCTCACCGGACCGAATCGAGAACCATGA
- a CDS encoding signal peptidase II, with protein MQTPTTTAAPGVGRIVLVAAALVGAFAIDRATKIWALDSLSDGSVIPFAPGFSLELHFNPGVAFGIGADVGAPLVIGLMLIISALCVWIALRLIRRSSLPGTVFLAVVAGGALGNLWDRISRAQNGPLTGEVIDFLAVEWFSIFNVADIFTTCGFIAWAMTSSPMSGIRATPAAPDRNTR; from the coding sequence ATGCAGACACCCACCACTACTGCCGCGCCTGGCGTCGGGCGGATCGTCCTCGTCGCTGCAGCTCTTGTCGGGGCCTTCGCCATCGATAGGGCCACAAAAATCTGGGCGCTCGACTCGCTCTCCGACGGCAGCGTGATCCCCTTTGCGCCCGGCTTCAGTCTCGAGCTGCACTTCAACCCCGGAGTGGCCTTCGGAATCGGCGCCGACGTCGGAGCGCCGCTCGTCATCGGCCTCATGCTGATCATCAGCGCGCTCTGCGTGTGGATCGCGCTCAGGCTGATCCGACGCTCCTCACTGCCGGGCACCGTCTTTCTGGCGGTCGTGGCCGGCGGCGCGCTCGGAAATCTGTGGGATCGCATCTCCCGCGCGCAGAACGGTCCGCTGACCGGCGAAGTCATCGACTTTCTCGCCGTCGAATGGTTCTCCATCTTCAACGTCGCGGACATCTTCACCACCTGCGGCTTCATCGCCTGGGCGATGACCTCCTCACCGATGAGTGGTATCCGAGCCACACCTGCAGCACCGGATCGCAACACGCGGTGA
- a CDS encoding DUF3488 and transglutaminase-like domain-containing protein yields MIAAASGAGRLLDGWGWLVQLAFAVGVTLAVPAGARALRAHPVLPPVLASVTAVAVITAMFVPARALLFLVPTVGSVQDAQLLAEAGFASIAQQGLPAVADTGIVFLLVGGVVVLAWASDLFAFSVRLPALAGVFPAVLLAVPAVIDPAEVSWASLVVTGLLYAAILAVSARPERRYRLTLASAAPSVAVAGVVVLAAAALSGSAAGYMRTSASSDISGTLFNGSINPVVALGADLRQPNPVTVLRYATDSDLPVYLRVLTVSDFEGENWAPSDTEETSPIDAPITPEGLTESVPRTTEQVEVSIETLRSQWLPVPYPVASLEGVGDGWLQDVQDGSIRGDTTTRAGDEYQVQALRLDPDPQQLLNAPAPSGFDRYLSLPGDVPEIVGTTAVEVTADDTNAYDQARSLQSFFRSSEFTYSEDTPAEEGYDGDGVGVLEDFLRVREGYCVHFASAMAVMARELGIPSRLAIGYQPGSVVPSQGTDLTTYRVMSSDLHSWPELYFEGVGWLPFEPTPSRGAPASYTLPGATSATSSSTPGAAAAPAPSATPQASAAPAATAPASSVAGEAGGTAGTPSTPAVAAWVLLALLLLAPWLLRIDQRAARRRAAAAGSTEAAWSEVLASARDLDVPVKEHSTLRVQEGFVADAIKGDEQARDELRRLRRALERVRYAPEADDGCTTWEAASRVVAALRADAGVRHRLFAAFVPRSTLGMLTRIRRPRTDL; encoded by the coding sequence ATGATCGCGGCCGCGTCCGGTGCTGGTCGGCTGCTGGATGGGTGGGGCTGGTTGGTGCAGCTCGCTTTCGCGGTCGGCGTCACCCTCGCGGTCCCGGCCGGGGCTCGAGCGCTCCGGGCGCATCCGGTGCTTCCGCCGGTCTTGGCGAGCGTGACTGCCGTCGCCGTCATCACCGCGATGTTCGTCCCTGCTCGTGCCCTGCTCTTTCTCGTCCCTACGGTCGGCTCGGTGCAAGATGCGCAGCTGCTTGCTGAGGCAGGTTTCGCCTCGATTGCTCAGCAGGGCCTGCCGGCCGTTGCTGATACCGGCATCGTCTTCCTTCTCGTCGGTGGGGTCGTGGTGCTCGCCTGGGCGAGCGACCTCTTTGCATTCTCGGTGCGCCTGCCCGCGTTGGCGGGCGTTTTTCCGGCTGTGCTGCTCGCGGTTCCAGCGGTGATTGATCCTGCGGAGGTGTCCTGGGCGAGCCTGGTCGTGACGGGTCTTCTCTATGCGGCGATTCTCGCTGTGAGCGCCCGCCCCGAGCGCAGGTATCGGCTCACGCTCGCCTCGGCCGCGCCTTCCGTGGCCGTTGCCGGCGTGGTGGTGCTCGCGGCAGCGGCCCTCTCGGGCTCGGCAGCCGGATACATGCGCACGTCAGCATCCTCGGACATCTCGGGAACGCTGTTCAACGGATCGATCAACCCGGTTGTCGCACTGGGCGCTGATCTCCGTCAACCGAACCCCGTGACCGTCCTCCGCTACGCAACCGACTCCGATCTGCCGGTCTATCTGCGGGTGCTCACCGTCTCTGACTTCGAGGGCGAGAACTGGGCGCCGAGCGACACGGAGGAGACCTCGCCGATCGACGCGCCGATCACTCCGGAGGGCCTGACGGAGAGCGTCCCGCGCACCACGGAGCAGGTCGAAGTGTCCATCGAGACTCTGCGGAGCCAGTGGCTTCCCGTCCCGTATCCGGTCGCCTCACTCGAGGGCGTCGGTGATGGCTGGCTGCAGGATGTGCAGGACGGATCCATTCGCGGCGACACGACTACTCGTGCAGGCGACGAGTACCAAGTCCAGGCCCTGCGCCTCGATCCGGATCCGCAACAACTCCTCAACGCCCCGGCTCCGTCCGGATTTGATCGATACCTTTCCCTCCCGGGCGACGTGCCCGAGATCGTGGGCACCACGGCTGTGGAGGTGACGGCCGATGACACGAACGCCTACGACCAGGCGCGGTCGCTGCAGTCCTTCTTCCGCTCCTCGGAGTTCACTTACTCGGAGGACACTCCGGCAGAGGAAGGCTACGACGGCGATGGAGTCGGTGTGCTGGAGGATTTCCTGAGGGTTCGTGAGGGATATTGCGTGCATTTCGCGTCGGCGATGGCCGTGATGGCGCGCGAGCTCGGCATCCCCTCGCGACTTGCGATCGGTTATCAGCCGGGCTCTGTCGTTCCGTCGCAAGGTACTGACTTGACCACCTACCGTGTGATGTCCTCTGATCTGCATTCCTGGCCGGAGCTCTACTTCGAAGGCGTCGGCTGGCTGCCCTTCGAGCCGACCCCCAGCCGTGGTGCGCCCGCGTCCTACACGCTCCCGGGAGCGACATCGGCTACCAGCTCGAGCACGCCGGGCGCTGCCGCCGCGCCCGCGCCGAGCGCTACTCCGCAAGCCAGCGCCGCGCCCGCCGCGACGGCACCGGCCTCCTCCGTTGCAGGAGAAGCCGGCGGAACGGCAGGGACACCCTCAACGCCGGCGGTTGCCGCCTGGGTCTTGCTCGCACTGCTCTTGCTTGCGCCGTGGCTGCTGCGGATCGACCAACGCGCCGCCAGGCGGCGGGCGGCGGCGGCAGGGTCGACGGAGGCTGCGTGGTCGGAGGTCCTCGCGAGCGCGCGGGACCTGGACGTCCCGGTCAAGGAACACAGCACCCTTCGCGTCCAGGAGGGCTTCGTCGCGGACGCGATCAAGGGGGATGAGCAGGCTCGCGACGAACTCCGCAGGCTCCGCCGGGCGCTCGAACGGGTGCGCTACGCGCCGGAGGCGGACGATGGCTGCACCACATGGGAGGCCGCCTCACGCGTCGTCGCCGCGCTGCGCGCGGACGCAGGTGTGCGACACCGGCTCTTCGCCGCTTTCGTCCCGAGATCGACTCTCGGAATGCTCACGCGGATCCGGCGCCCCAGAACCGACCTGTGA